In Rhodanobacter denitrificans, a single window of DNA contains:
- the coaBC gene encoding bifunctional phosphopantothenoylcysteine decarboxylase/phosphopantothenate--cysteine ligase CoaBC encodes MSLAQRRILLGVSGGIAAYKSCELVRRLRDLDAEVRVVMTEGATRFVSPTTFQALSGQPVRVSLWDAQAEAAMGHIELARWAERILVAPASADLLARLAHGLADDLLSTLCLASAAPLYLAPAMNQQMWAHPAVQANIATLHRHGARFLGPAAGEQACGDVGSGRMLEPHELRDALAASFGEPLLAGRRVLVSAGPTYEDIDPVRFIGNRSSGKMGFAVAEAAAQAGAEVTLVAGPVGLATPAGVARRIDVRSAAQMHAAVLAAAAQADIYIGAAAVGDYRPQEVSAQKLKKRDGSELVLHLAENPDILASLSAQTAHPFLVGFAAETHDVASYAQGKLRHKGLDMIAANQVGGGLGFESADNALTLYWADGAAELPRTSKAELARQLVARVAERYRTARG; translated from the coding sequence ATGAGTCTTGCCCAACGCCGCATCCTGCTGGGAGTGTCCGGCGGCATCGCCGCCTACAAGTCCTGCGAACTGGTTCGCCGCCTGCGCGATCTGGACGCCGAAGTGCGCGTGGTGATGACCGAGGGTGCCACCCGTTTCGTCAGCCCGACCACGTTCCAGGCGCTGTCCGGCCAGCCGGTGCGGGTCAGCCTGTGGGACGCGCAGGCCGAGGCGGCGATGGGACATATCGAACTGGCGCGCTGGGCGGAACGCATCCTGGTGGCGCCGGCCAGCGCCGACCTGCTGGCGCGGCTGGCGCACGGCCTGGCCGACGATCTGCTGAGCACGCTGTGCCTGGCCAGTGCCGCGCCGCTGTATCTGGCGCCGGCGATGAACCAGCAGATGTGGGCTCACCCGGCGGTACAGGCGAACATCGCCACGCTGCACCGGCACGGCGCGCGCTTCCTCGGCCCGGCCGCCGGCGAACAGGCCTGCGGCGACGTCGGCAGTGGCCGCATGCTGGAACCGCACGAGCTGCGCGACGCGCTGGCGGCCTCGTTCGGCGAACCGTTGCTGGCCGGGCGACGCGTGCTGGTCAGCGCCGGCCCGACCTACGAGGACATCGACCCGGTGCGCTTCATCGGCAACCGCAGCTCGGGGAAAATGGGCTTCGCGGTGGCCGAAGCCGCCGCGCAGGCCGGCGCCGAAGTGACCCTGGTCGCCGGGCCGGTGGGCCTGGCCACGCCGGCCGGCGTGGCCAGGCGCATCGACGTGCGCAGCGCGGCGCAGATGCATGCGGCGGTGCTGGCCGCCGCGGCGCAGGCGGACATCTACATCGGCGCGGCGGCGGTCGGCGACTATCGCCCGCAGGAGGTGTCCGCGCAGAAGCTGAAGAAGCGCGACGGCAGCGAGCTGGTGCTGCATCTGGCCGAAAATCCCGACATCCTGGCCAGCCTGTCGGCGCAAACCGCGCACCCGTTCCTGGTCGGATTCGCCGCGGAGACGCATGATGTGGCGAGCTATGCGCAGGGCAAGCTGCGGCACAAGGGGCTGGACATGATTGCGGCAAACCAGGTGGGCGGCGGCCTCGGTTTCGAGTCGGCCGACAATGCGCTGACGCTGTATTGGGCCGACGGCGCGGCCGAACTACCGCGTACGTCGAAAGCCGAACTGGCGCGACAGCTGGTCGCCCGCGTGGCCGAACGCTATCGGACGGCGCGCGGATGA
- the radC gene encoding RadC family protein: MSIRDWPEGERPREKLLARGSAALSDAELLAVLLGSGSRGKDALALGRELIAGAGSLGALLGRSEPHVHVGGLGPAKRARIAAALELARRSLAEQLREQPSLGNPRDSGDYLRARLRHLPYEVFGCLYLDNRHRVLAFEELFRGTVDGASVHPREVVRACLRHNACAVIFAHNHPSGVAEPSAADRAITHELRDALQLVGVRVLDHLVIGSGEPVSMAARGLI, from the coding sequence ATGAGCATCCGCGACTGGCCCGAGGGCGAACGCCCCCGTGAAAAACTGCTGGCGCGCGGCAGCGCCGCGCTGTCCGACGCCGAACTGCTGGCGGTACTGCTGGGCAGCGGCAGCCGCGGCAAGGACGCGCTGGCGCTGGGTCGCGAGCTGATCGCCGGCGCCGGCAGCCTGGGCGCGCTGCTCGGCCGCAGCGAGCCGCACGTCCACGTCGGCGGGCTCGGCCCGGCCAAGCGCGCGCGGATCGCCGCCGCGCTGGAACTGGCCCGGCGCAGCCTGGCCGAGCAACTGCGCGAGCAGCCCAGCCTGGGCAACCCGCGCGACAGCGGCGACTACCTGCGCGCACGCCTGCGCCACCTGCCGTACGAGGTGTTCGGTTGTCTCTACCTGGACAACCGCCACCGCGTGCTGGCGTTCGAGGAGCTGTTCCGCGGCACCGTCGACGGCGCCAGCGTGCACCCGCGCGAAGTGGTGCGGGCCTGCCTCAGGCACAACGCCTGCGCGGTGATCTTCGCCCACAACCACCCCTCCGGCGTGGCCGAACCCAGCGCCGCGGACCGGGCAATCACCCACGAGTTGCGCGACGCGCTGCAGCTGGTCGGCGTGCGTGTGCTCGACCACCTGGTGATCGGCAGCGGCGAGCCGGTGTCGATGGCGGCGCGCG